The following coding sequences lie in one Pseudomonas svalbardensis genomic window:
- the tnpB gene encoding IS66 family insertion sequence element accessory protein TnpB (TnpB, as the term is used for proteins encoded by IS66 family insertion elements, is considered an accessory protein, since TnpC, encoded by a neighboring gene, is a DDE family transposase.), which translates to MQPQRRSYSKSFKAQVIQECAQPGASIASVALSHSLNANLVHKWIRLQSQKSVALQPAFIPVALPSPASRSDFTPAMICLEIPRQSELADRQRGCLCDLSSRPVAMIRIDAIWLATEPMDMRAGTETALARVVAVFGAAQPHCAYLFASRRANRMKVLVHDGLGIWLAARRLHQGKFFWPGSRHGSQMELGAEQLHALVLGLPWQRVGPSGAISIV; encoded by the coding sequence ATGCAGCCACAACGCCGTTCCTACTCCAAATCCTTCAAAGCCCAGGTCATTCAAGAGTGTGCCCAGCCCGGCGCTTCGATCGCCAGCGTCGCGCTGAGCCACAGTCTCAACGCGAACCTCGTCCATAAGTGGATTCGGCTACAGTCGCAGAAAAGTGTCGCCCTGCAACCTGCCTTTATCCCGGTGGCATTACCGTCGCCAGCGTCACGATCGGATTTCACCCCGGCCATGATCTGCCTCGAAATCCCACGTCAAAGTGAACTGGCCGACCGACAGCGCGGCTGCCTGTGCGACCTTTCTTCGAGACCTGTTGCGATGATCCGCATCGACGCCATCTGGCTCGCCACCGAGCCCATGGACATGCGCGCCGGCACCGAAACCGCGCTGGCGCGTGTGGTCGCCGTGTTCGGTGCGGCGCAGCCGCACTGCGCTTATCTGTTTGCCAGCCGCCGCGCCAATCGCATGAAAGTGCTGGTGCACGACGGGTTGGGTATTTGGCTGGCGGCGCGCCGCCTGCATCAAGGCAAGTTCTTCTGGCCGGGTTCTCGACACGGCTCTCAGATGGAATTAGGTGCCGAACAACTGCATGCCCTGGTGCTGGGTTTGCCTTGGCAAAGAGTTGGGCCAAGCGGCGCGATTTCCATCGTGTGA
- a CDS encoding sigma-70 family RNA polymerase sigma factor, translated as MSSPEFAVQALYSSHHGWLNTWLRARLGNAADAADLAQDTFVRLLHRTERLELKAPRAFLRTIARGLVIDHWRREEIERAYLETIAHLPQSETPSIEARALVLELLESIARMLEGLKPKVRQAFLLAQCEGLTHKHIAEQMGLSLRSVERYVADALYHCYVLRYET; from the coding sequence ATGTCCTCACCTGAGTTTGCAGTACAGGCGCTTTACAGTAGCCATCACGGTTGGCTCAACACGTGGCTGCGCGCGCGATTGGGTAATGCAGCCGATGCGGCGGACCTGGCTCAGGACACGTTTGTGCGTCTGCTGCACAGAACCGAACGCCTGGAACTCAAGGCTCCCCGCGCCTTTCTTCGAACGATCGCCCGTGGGTTGGTGATCGACCATTGGCGCCGTGAAGAAATCGAACGCGCCTACCTGGAAACCATCGCCCATTTGCCCCAGTCCGAAACCCCGAGCATCGAAGCGCGGGCATTGGTACTTGAGTTGCTGGAAAGCATCGCCCGTATGCTCGAAGGCCTGAAGCCGAAAGTGCGTCAGGCGTTTCTGCTGGCACAGTGCGAAGGGCTTACCCACAAACACATCGCCGAGCAGATGGGCTTGTCTCTGCGTTCGGTGGAACGCTATGTGGCCGACGCGCTGTATCACTGCTATGTGCTGCGGTATGAAACGTGA
- a CDS encoding FecR domain-containing protein, producing MPVDNLSLNRRGEPHQQVVKQAIHWLLRLRNNSANSRLRQQCDVWRAEHHEHELAWQRVQSLQAELSSNLRAVPGAQVAFNTLENSAQGLGRRQALKLLSGALLMGSAAWLGKDAVGWQQWSSDFATATGERRGFQLPDGTRLELNTASAVDLDYNAQQRLIKLTRGEIIVTCGGIDEGSWFDRPLRVQSRQGVYEGVGARFILRQDGDCTRLSVTGGMVLIHSPLAADSTPIQVQAGQSYLIDHHQARLAPPLNMDAGAWVDGLIVTRNMRLGDFLDEVGRYHHGYLTCSADIADLRLSGVFRLENTDRLLAILPQTLPVQLRYRTRWWVTLERQA from the coding sequence ATGCCTGTGGATAACTTGTCGCTGAATCGACGCGGTGAACCGCACCAGCAGGTGGTCAAACAAGCCATCCATTGGCTACTGCGTCTGCGTAACAACTCGGCTAATTCCAGGCTACGTCAGCAATGCGATGTCTGGCGGGCCGAACACCATGAACACGAACTGGCCTGGCAACGGGTGCAGTCGCTGCAAGCCGAGTTGAGCAGCAACCTGCGGGCAGTGCCCGGTGCTCAAGTGGCCTTCAATACGTTGGAAAACAGCGCTCAGGGACTGGGACGCCGCCAGGCCTTGAAGCTGCTGTCCGGTGCGTTGCTGATGGGGTCGGCGGCGTGGCTGGGCAAGGATGCAGTGGGCTGGCAACAGTGGTCCTCTGATTTCGCTACTGCCACGGGCGAACGGCGCGGTTTCCAATTGCCCGACGGCACACGACTGGAACTCAATACCGCCAGTGCAGTGGATCTGGATTACAACGCGCAGCAGCGGCTGATCAAACTGACTCGCGGCGAAATCATCGTGACGTGCGGCGGGATCGACGAAGGATCTTGGTTTGATCGACCGCTGCGGGTGCAAAGTCGCCAGGGTGTGTATGAAGGCGTCGGGGCACGTTTCATCCTGCGGCAGGACGGCGACTGCACGCGGCTCAGTGTTACCGGCGGCATGGTCCTCATACATTCACCACTTGCCGCCGATAGCACACCGATCCAGGTGCAGGCCGGGCAAAGTTATCTGATCGATCATCACCAGGCGAGGTTGGCGCCACCGCTGAACATGGATGCGGGTGCTTGGGTCGACGGGCTGATCGTGACTCGCAATATGCGGCTGGGGGATTTCCTTGATGAAGTCGGACGCTATCACCACGGTTATCTGACGTGCTCAGCGGACATTGCTGACTTGCGGTTATCCGGGGTTTTCCGCCTGGAGAACACCGACAGGTTGCTGGCCATCCTGCCGCAAACCCTGCCAGTGCAACTGCGCTATCGCACTCGCTGGTGGGTGACGTTGGAGCGACAGGCCTGA